Below is a window of Planococcus rifietoensis DNA.
AAGGAATCATACCTATGAAGAAGACCTTGATTTTATTAAGTGCATTACTTGTTTTGCCGATGACAACACATGCCCATTCAGTGCTTGAATCGTCGACTCCAGCGGAAGGCGCGGTTGTGGCTGAGCCCATTGAACAAGTGGTGCTCGATTTTAGTGCCGGTATCGAACAGGGCAGTGCCATGACGATGACGATGGACGGAACCGCTGTGGATTTCAGTGAAGTGACCGTGATGGAAGACCAATTGGTCGGTACGCCGGCCGAGGATCTTGAAGATGGTTCTTATGTCGTGGAATACGATGTATTGAGTGAAGACGGCCATCCGATCCAAGGCTCGCTTGCTTTTGAGTTGCAGGCAGGTGAGGAAGAAGAGGTGACAGAAGAAGCGGCAGAAACAGCTGAACCGGAGGCCGATGAGGCCGAAGCCGAGGAAGCTGAACAAACTGAAGCTTCCGATATGGACCAAGCAGCGGCGAACGATCCGGAAGCTCCAGCAGAAAATAGCGGCTCCAGCATGACCTTGATCATCGCAGGCATTGCTATTATCTTGTTGATCGCTGCCGTTGTTTTAATGCGTAGAAAACGATGAGTTGGTTGATCGCCCTGTCGGATTTTTTTCTTTATGTGGTACTGGCGTTTCTGGCAGGAGATGTCGTCTTGCGCTGCGTCACACCCGAGAAAAAGCCGCTTGTTGAGGTTCCGAAAAAACTCGTCTTGAGTGCGCTGGCGCTGATTCCGCTCTTGCTTGCCCCGCCCGTCATCCAGCTGGTGTTATTGCTGTCGGAAAGCTTCGGTCTGATGCAAGCAGTGGTTGATGTGGCAACGGAATTTCGTGCCGGCCAAAGCTATGTGTTCGGCGTCTTGATGGCTGTGGCATGGCTGGTCGTGGTGTGGCGCGATGGATCGTGGGGGTTTCGCGCATTTTGGCTCGTCCTCAGTGTTCTCAATGTGGCATATGCGAGCCACGCAGCATCGATTGCGGACTGGCAAGGATTTGCCGGGCACGCGCTTCACTTTCTGGCGCTCGTGCTATGGGCAGGCGTCTTGATCCACATCGCCTGGTTTTTGCGGGATGGGCGCAATTGGCGTGCGTTTCTCAAATGGTTTACGCCGTTTTCTGTTGCCATGATGGTCATTTTGATCGGCAGCGGCATCTGGCTCATGCTGTTTTTTGTGGCTCCGGAAGATTACACGAGCTCGTGGATTTTGCCTTATGGGCAGCTTTTGCTGCTGAAGCATTTGAGCATCGTGCCACTGCTGCTTGCAGCGTTCATCAATGCCGCCTTATCCCGAAGCGACGTCCCGAACCGCTCATGGCTCAAAGTCGAGAGCTGGTTATTGCTGTTGGTATTATTGATTACCGCCTTCATGAGCAAGCTTGCCCCGCCGCATAATATTAACGAAACGTTCCGGATGGAAGGCAGCGCGCCGTTTGTCGAGTGGTTCGCCGGGCCGCAGTATTTGCCGGTGCACGCAGTGTGGACGCCGAATATCGATGCTTTCCTGATGATGGCAATCGGCCTAATCCTCCTGGGCTTCCAATGGTTAAGCTACCGCAAACAGCTGCCGGAATGGCTGTCGTTTATCTTTGGCCTCGGGTTTGTCGCC
It encodes the following:
- a CDS encoding copper resistance CopC family protein, yielding MKKTLILLSALLVLPMTTHAHSVLESSTPAEGAVVAEPIEQVVLDFSAGIEQGSAMTMTMDGTAVDFSEVTVMEDQLVGTPAEDLEDGSYVVEYDVLSEDGHPIQGSLAFELQAGEEEEVTEEAAETAEPEADEAEAEEAEQTEASDMDQAAANDPEAPAENSGSSMTLIIAGIAIILLIAAVVLMRRKR
- a CDS encoding copper resistance D family protein, whose translation is MSWLIALSDFFLYVVLAFLAGDVVLRCVTPEKKPLVEVPKKLVLSALALIPLLLAPPVIQLVLLLSESFGLMQAVVDVATEFRAGQSYVFGVLMAVAWLVVVWRDGSWGFRAFWLVLSVLNVAYASHAASIADWQGFAGHALHFLALVLWAGVLIHIAWFLRDGRNWRAFLKWFTPFSVAMMVILIGSGIWLMLFFVAPEDYTSSWILPYGQLLLLKHLSIVPLLLAAFINAALSRSDVPNRSWLKVESWLLLLVLLITAFMSKLAPPHNINETFRMEGSAPFVEWFAGPQYLPVHAVWTPNIDAFLMMAIGLILLGFQWLSYRKQLPEWLSFIFGLGFVAATYTGLMFSFLF